One genomic window of Bradyrhizobium sp. CCGE-LA001 includes the following:
- a CDS encoding transglycosylase domain-containing protein: protein MAWGKKKGGRKEPLFGLPAALSDLRLNPADRIPGGEDKPKKTTKSSAKRKSEEADDEPPRERKAQASRSGAKRRAKTRGGFGLGRLVYWGAVLSLWGVIAVIGVVIYVGAHLPPIQSLEIPKRPPTIQIVGIDGSMLAQRGEMAGANVALKDLPPYLPKAFIAIEDRRFYSHYGIDPVGILRALVTNVLHRGVSQGGSTLTQQLAKNLFLTQERTMQRKLQEVELAIWLERKHSKNEILELYLNRVYFGSGAYGVEAAAQRYFGKSAKNVTIAEAAMLAGLVKSPSRLAPNRNPEGAEARAQLVLAAMADAKFITDEQAKASIGHPSYNVKPVGAGTINYVADWIGEVLDDLVGQIDESIKVETTIDPKLQSVAEAAIIDELAAKSVKFNVSQGALVAMTPDGAVRAMVGGRNYSDSQYNRAVTARRQPGSSFKPFVYLTALEQGLTPDTMRQDAPIEVKGWRPENYTHEYFGSVTLTQALAMSLNTVAIRLGLEVGPKNVVRTAHRLGISSKLEPNASIALGTSEVSVVELVGAYAPFANGGLAVAPHVVTRIRTLSGKLLYMRQPEERNQVVDPRYVGMMNAMMRETLVSGTAKKADIPGWPAAGKTGTSQDYRDAWFIGYTASLVTGVWLGNDDNSPTKKATGGGLPVEVWTRFMKTAHEGVPVAALPSTPGGWGLSNLAQAASQISPPTAIAPAPANNGGYRPPPPTRANARPEAAAGLDGWLMDRLFGGNR from the coding sequence ATGGCGTGGGGAAAGAAAAAGGGTGGGCGCAAGGAGCCGCTGTTCGGCTTGCCCGCGGCGCTTTCCGATCTGCGCCTTAACCCGGCGGACCGCATTCCCGGCGGCGAGGACAAGCCCAAGAAAACAACGAAATCATCCGCCAAGCGCAAGAGCGAGGAGGCCGACGACGAGCCGCCGCGCGAGCGCAAGGCACAGGCCAGCCGCAGCGGTGCGAAACGCCGCGCGAAGACGCGCGGCGGGTTCGGCCTCGGGCGCCTGGTCTATTGGGGCGCGGTGCTGAGCCTGTGGGGCGTGATCGCCGTGATCGGCGTCGTGATCTATGTCGGCGCCCACCTGCCGCCGATCCAGTCGTTGGAAATTCCCAAGCGCCCGCCGACGATCCAGATCGTTGGCATCGACGGCAGCATGCTGGCGCAGCGCGGCGAGATGGCCGGCGCGAATGTCGCGCTGAAGGACCTGCCGCCCTATCTGCCCAAGGCGTTCATCGCCATCGAGGACCGCCGCTTCTATTCGCATTACGGCATCGATCCGGTCGGCATCCTGCGCGCCCTCGTCACCAACGTGCTCCATCGCGGCGTGTCGCAGGGCGGCTCGACCCTGACGCAGCAGCTCGCCAAAAACCTGTTCCTGACCCAGGAGCGCACCATGCAGCGCAAGCTGCAGGAGGTGGAGCTCGCGATCTGGCTGGAGCGCAAGCATTCCAAGAACGAGATTCTGGAGCTCTACCTCAATCGCGTCTATTTCGGCTCCGGCGCCTATGGCGTCGAAGCCGCGGCGCAGCGTTATTTCGGCAAGTCGGCGAAGAACGTGACGATCGCCGAGGCCGCGATGCTGGCCGGCCTCGTCAAGTCGCCCTCGCGCCTTGCGCCGAACCGCAATCCGGAAGGCGCCGAAGCGCGCGCGCAGCTCGTGCTCGCGGCAATGGCGGATGCAAAGTTCATCACGGACGAGCAGGCCAAGGCTTCGATCGGCCATCCCTCCTACAACGTGAAACCGGTCGGCGCCGGCACGATCAACTATGTCGCCGACTGGATCGGCGAAGTGCTGGACGATCTGGTTGGTCAGATCGACGAAAGCATCAAGGTCGAAACGACGATCGATCCCAAGCTGCAGAGCGTGGCGGAAGCCGCCATCATCGACGAGCTCGCGGCCAAGAGCGTCAAGTTCAACGTCAGCCAGGGCGCGCTGGTCGCGATGACGCCGGACGGCGCGGTGCGGGCCATGGTCGGCGGGCGGAACTATTCCGACAGCCAGTACAACCGCGCGGTCACCGCCAGGCGCCAGCCGGGGTCCTCGTTCAAGCCGTTCGTGTATCTCACCGCGCTGGAGCAGGGCCTGACGCCCGACACGATGCGCCAGGACGCCCCGATCGAGGTCAAGGGCTGGCGGCCCGAGAACTACACCCACGAATATTTCGGGTCGGTGACGCTGACGCAGGCGCTGGCGATGTCGCTCAACACGGTCGCGATCCGTCTCGGCCTCGAGGTCGGGCCGAAGAACGTGGTGCGCACGGCGCACCGGCTCGGCATCTCCTCCAAGCTCGAGCCCAACGCCTCGATTGCGCTGGGCACCTCCGAAGTCTCCGTCGTCGAGCTGGTCGGCGCCTATGCGCCGTTCGCCAATGGCGGCCTTGCGGTGGCGCCGCATGTGGTGACGCGGATCAGGACGTTGAGCGGCAAGCTGCTCTACATGCGCCAGCCGGAGGAGCGCAACCAGGTCGTCGATCCCCGCTATGTCGGCATGATGAATGCGATGATGCGGGAGACGCTTGTTTCGGGCACCGCCAAGAAGGCCGACATTCCCGGCTGGCCGGCGGCCGGCAAGACCGGCACCAGCCAGGATTATCGCGACGCCTGGTTCATCGGCTACACCGCGAGCCTCGTCACAGGCGTCTGGCTCGGCAACGACGACAACTCGCCGACCAAGAAGGCGACCGGCGGCGGCTTGCCCGTCGAGGTCTGGACGCGCTTCATGAAGACGGCGCATGAGGGCGTGCCGGTGGCGGCGTTGCCGAGCACACCAGGTGGCTGGGGTCTGTCGAACCTCGCGCAGGCGGCCTCGCAGATCTCGCCGCCGACGGCGATCGCACCGGCGCCGGCCAACAACGGCGGCTATCGCCCGCCGCCGCCCACGCGCGCCAACGCCCGACCGGAAGCTGCGGCAGGACTCGACGGCTGGCTGATGGACCGGTTGTTCGGCGGAAACCGATAG
- a CDS encoding M48 family metallopeptidase — translation MICFCAERFPWRRLWQNPGALLPPGLTDMATRALLYRRPHEPKTLVITHGSQFFAIRLRRHRRARRYTLRIHPSDREAILTMPPRGTLAEAKDFAQRHGAWIAARLGRLPKAAPFQPGTVIPLRGTPHRIVHRAGTRGTVWTEIRDSGERILCVAGGLEHVDRRVSDFLKREARRDLQRSAEAYAAELGVRVKRLSIRDQSSRWGSCTSAGSLSFSWRLILAPPFVLDYLAAHEVAHLVEMNHSARFWRVCGKICPSMERAKKWLDTHGNDLHRYGVED, via the coding sequence ATGATTTGTTTTTGCGCCGAGCGCTTCCCTTGGCGGCGGTTATGGCAGAATCCGGGCGCTCTCCTGCCCCCCGGACTGACAGACATGGCCACCCGCGCACTCCTTTATCGTCGGCCCCACGAACCGAAGACCCTTGTCATCACCCATGGATCGCAGTTTTTTGCGATCCGCTTGCGCCGGCACAGACGCGCGCGCCGCTACACGCTCAGAATTCATCCGAGCGATCGCGAAGCCATCCTCACCATGCCGCCGCGCGGCACGCTCGCCGAAGCAAAAGACTTTGCGCAGCGTCACGGCGCGTGGATCGCCGCGCGTCTCGGCCGCTTGCCGAAGGCGGCGCCGTTCCAGCCGGGCACGGTGATACCGCTGCGCGGCACGCCGCATCGCATCGTTCATCGCGCAGGCACCCGCGGCACGGTGTGGACCGAGATCCGCGACAGCGGTGAACGCATTCTCTGCGTTGCCGGTGGCCTCGAGCATGTCGATCGCCGCGTCAGCGACTTCCTCAAACGCGAAGCGCGCCGCGACCTGCAGCGTTCGGCGGAGGCCTATGCCGCCGAGCTCGGCGTTCGCGTCAAGCGTCTGTCGATCCGCGACCAGTCCAGCCGCTGGGGCTCCTGCACCTCGGCCGGCTCGCTGTCGTTCTCCTGGCGCCTGATCCTCGCGCCGCCCTTCGTGCTCGACTACCTCGCCGCCCACGAGGTCGCCCATCTCGTCGAGATGAACCATTCGGCGCGATTCTGGCGCGTCTGCGGCAAGATCTGCCCCTCGATGGAACGCGCCAAAAAGTGGCTCGACACACACGGCAATGATCTCCACCGGTACGGGGTCGAGGATTAG
- a CDS encoding DUF1330 domain-containing protein, whose translation MGHIDPTKEIFAQFRDNDRPGPIHMLNLVRLRKEAAYPDGRKASGAEAYAAYGRESGPVFERLGGRIVWQGRFELMLIGPQDERWDHCFIAEYPSVAAFVEMIRDPVYREAVKHRQAAVEDSRLIRHAVLPVGKNFGEIPE comes from the coding sequence ATGGGCCACATCGATCCGACCAAGGAGATTTTCGCGCAATTCCGGGACAACGACCGCCCCGGTCCGATCCACATGCTCAATCTGGTGCGCCTGCGCAAGGAGGCGGCCTACCCCGATGGCCGCAAGGCGAGCGGCGCGGAAGCCTATGCGGCCTATGGCCGCGAGAGCGGCCCGGTATTCGAGCGCCTCGGCGGCCGCATCGTCTGGCAGGGCCGGTTCGAATTGATGCTGATCGGCCCGCAGGACGAGCGCTGGGACCATTGCTTCATCGCAGAATATCCGAGCGTTGCCGCCTTCGTCGAGATGATCCGCGATCCCGTCTATCGCGAGGCCGTGAAGCACCGCCAGGCCGCGGTGGAAGATTCGCGGCTGATCCGCCACGCGGTGTTGCCGGTGGGGAAGAATTTCGGCGAGATACCGGAGTAG